A stretch of Leisingera sp. S132 DNA encodes these proteins:
- a CDS encoding NAD(P)H-dependent oxidoreductase: protein MSARKILILNGHPGQTSLSKSLCAAYQAAAEENGHMVRCHDISQMQFDMDYGQGGYKAPKPLEPDLAAFLEDLEWAEHVVVASPLWWGAIPAKLKAVFDRAFLPGRAFDTRNVNFVGLPAPMLTGKTARVLLTADTPALLLRLFYGNAVKKFISRQILGFVGIKPTRFTTFAPATDAPEAKVKTWLAAAGGLGAKAA from the coding sequence ATGTCTGCCCGGAAAATCCTGATTCTGAACGGCCACCCCGGCCAAACCTCCCTGTCGAAATCCCTGTGCGCCGCATATCAGGCCGCGGCGGAGGAGAACGGCCATATGGTACGCTGTCATGACATTTCTCAGATGCAATTCGACATGGACTATGGACAGGGCGGGTATAAGGCCCCGAAACCCTTGGAGCCGGACCTGGCAGCCTTTTTGGAGGATCTGGAATGGGCAGAGCATGTGGTTGTGGCCTCTCCACTTTGGTGGGGCGCCATCCCAGCCAAGCTGAAGGCAGTGTTTGACAGGGCTTTTCTGCCGGGGCGGGCCTTCGATACCCGCAACGTCAACTTCGTGGGGCTCCCGGCCCCGATGCTGACTGGCAAGACTGCCCGGGTGCTGCTGACAGCGGACACACCCGCGCTGCTGTTGCGATTGTTTTACGGCAATGCTGTGAAGAAGTTCATCAGCCGTCAAATTCTTGGGTTTGTCGGCATCAAGCCAACGCGGTTTACAACCTTTGCGCCAGCCACGGACGCGCCGGAGGCCAAGGTCAAAACCTGGCTGGCTGCGGCTGGCGGGTTAGGGGCCAAGGCAGCCTGA
- a CDS encoding TetR/AcrR family transcriptional regulator, translated as MTRAPQKRRLETRARLLEVAAAIVQEQGYSGLRVEDVVARAGVAKGTLFSHFKDKDGLLAVLIGDEVMRLLDGMEAGGAPQDAEELTARLAPHLDYVGQDRVIFDLLLRYSGTTAAEPDEVVTAGFIRQVTLLAHWLQVLQEAGQIRKDQPPELLAEGIQAFLNHVLGVWFCMEHDDETPPAKALEPYLKAWLQLAA; from the coding sequence ATGACACGTGCACCGCAGAAACGGCGGCTGGAAACCCGGGCAAGACTGCTGGAGGTGGCAGCCGCAATCGTGCAGGAACAGGGCTACAGCGGATTGCGGGTGGAGGATGTGGTCGCCCGCGCTGGAGTGGCAAAGGGCACCTTATTCTCTCATTTCAAGGACAAGGACGGGCTGCTGGCCGTGCTGATCGGGGATGAGGTCATGCGCCTGCTGGACGGGATGGAGGCAGGCGGTGCCCCCCAGGATGCGGAAGAGCTGACCGCCCGGCTCGCGCCGCATCTGGACTACGTCGGCCAGGACCGGGTGATCTTTGATCTGCTTCTGCGCTACTCCGGCACCACGGCGGCAGAACCGGATGAGGTGGTCACTGCCGGTTTCATCCGGCAGGTCACGCTGCTGGCACACTGGCTGCAGGTTCTGCAGGAGGCCGGCCAAATTCGCAAGGATCAGCCGCCGGAACTGCTGGCAGAAGGCATTCAGGCCTTCCTGAACCACGTCCTGGGCGTGTGGTTTTGCATGGAACACGACGATGAAACGCCGCCTGCAAAGGCGCTTGAGCCCTACTTGAAAGCCTGGCTGCAGCTCGCCGCTTAG
- a CDS encoding LysE family translocator: MTVTPRDLALYAGALFILFLTPGPVWLALMARSVSGGFPAAWPLAVGVACGDIFWPLIAVAGMSWVVSEIEGIMTVLRWVACAMFLGMGYLLIRHAGDAVEENRALTRPGVWAGFMAGIAVILGNPKAILFYMGVLPGFFDLSGISWTDIAAIVTLSFLVPLLGNLALAGMVHRVRRAVTSTRIRRRINLVSGGLLICVGLVIPFT; this comes from the coding sequence ATGACCGTCACGCCCAGGGATCTGGCGCTTTATGCCGGTGCATTGTTCATCCTGTTCCTGACCCCCGGCCCGGTGTGGCTGGCGCTGATGGCACGCTCTGTTTCCGGCGGGTTCCCAGCGGCCTGGCCGTTGGCGGTTGGCGTCGCCTGCGGAGACATCTTCTGGCCGTTGATTGCGGTTGCGGGCATGTCTTGGGTGGTCTCGGAAATCGAGGGCATCATGACAGTGCTGCGCTGGGTGGCTTGCGCGATGTTCCTGGGCATGGGGTATCTGCTGATCCGCCATGCCGGCGACGCGGTGGAGGAAAACCGCGCCCTGACGCGCCCTGGCGTCTGGGCCGGTTTCATGGCCGGTATCGCGGTGATCCTGGGCAATCCCAAGGCGATCCTGTTCTACATGGGCGTGCTGCCCGGTTTCTTTGACCTTTCGGGAATCTCCTGGACAGACATCGCCGCGATTGTCACCCTGTCCTTCCTGGTGCCGCTTTTGGGCAATCTGGCGCTGGCGGGAATGGTGCACCGCGTGCGCCGTGCGGTGACCTCCACCCGGATCCGGCGGCGGATCAATCTGGTCTCCGGCGGGCTGCTGATCTGCGTCGGGCTGGTGATCCCCTTCACCTAA
- the recF gene encoding DNA replication/repair protein RecF (All proteins in this family for which functions are known are DNA-binding proteins that assist the filamentation of RecA onto DNA for the initiation of recombination or recombinational repair.), with translation MLALTALTLSHFRSHLRADLRLDGRPVALHGNNGAGKTNILEAVSLFSPGRGLRRASAADMARQPEALGWKLRGELQAPSQTFEVETWSEGGNARQVKIDNKSASQLALGQVARVVWLIPAMDRLWIEAAEGRRRFLDRIALSFEPGHAEASLAYEKAMRERNRLLKEQIRDAAWYKVLEDRMAAAGHRIHAARVQAVDLLQLAQAEAETAFPAAELELIQSEGSMPSTEADFKEVLEESRFRDLAAGRTLVGPHRTDLIGTYRAKGIPAKDCSTGEQKALLVSLILANARALAEREGAPPILLLDEVAAHLDAARRAALYDEICALGTQAWMTGTGPELFAELEGRAQVLEVTDKEGVSEVSRK, from the coding sequence ATGCTGGCTCTGACCGCATTGACCCTTTCCCATTTCCGCTCGCATTTGCGGGCGGATTTGCGTTTGGACGGGCGTCCGGTGGCCCTTCACGGCAACAACGGCGCGGGCAAGACCAACATCTTGGAGGCGGTGTCGCTGTTTTCGCCGGGCCGCGGTTTGCGCCGGGCCAGTGCTGCCGACATGGCGCGCCAGCCAGAGGCATTGGGCTGGAAACTGAGAGGCGAGCTGCAGGCACCGTCGCAGACTTTCGAGGTGGAAACCTGGTCCGAGGGCGGCAATGCCCGGCAAGTGAAGATCGACAACAAGTCCGCCAGCCAGCTGGCGCTGGGGCAGGTGGCGCGCGTGGTCTGGCTGATCCCGGCAATGGACCGGCTGTGGATTGAGGCAGCCGAAGGGCGGCGGCGCTTTCTGGACCGGATCGCGCTCAGTTTCGAGCCTGGTCATGCTGAGGCGTCGCTGGCCTATGAAAAGGCGATGCGCGAGCGCAACCGGTTGTTGAAGGAACAAATCCGGGATGCAGCCTGGTACAAGGTGCTGGAAGACCGCATGGCTGCCGCCGGGCACCGGATTCATGCCGCCCGGGTACAGGCAGTTGACCTGCTGCAATTGGCACAGGCCGAGGCGGAAACCGCTTTTCCCGCTGCGGAACTGGAATTGATTCAATCGGAGGGCAGCATGCCGTCCACAGAGGCCGATTTCAAAGAGGTTCTGGAGGAAAGCCGGTTCCGCGATCTGGCCGCAGGCCGTACCTTGGTAGGGCCGCACCGCACCGATCTGATTGGCACTTACCGCGCCAAGGGCATCCCGGCCAAGGACTGCTCCACCGGCGAGCAGAAGGCGTTGCTGGTGTCGCTGATTCTGGCCAATGCGCGGGCGCTGGCCGAGCGCGAGGGCGCGCCGCCGATCCTCCTGCTGGATGAGGTCGCAGCACATCTGGACGCTGCCCGCCGCGCTGCGTTGTACGATGAGATCTGCGCCCTGGGAACCCAGGCCTGGATGACCGGCACCGGCCCTGAGCTGTTCGCGGAACTGGAGGGCCGGGCGCAAGTGCTTGAAGTGACGGATAAAGAAGGCGTGTCGGAGGTGTCCCGGAAATGA
- the dnaN gene encoding DNA polymerase III subunit beta, translated as MKISIERGTLLKAVAQAQSVVERRNTIPILANVLIEAEGDSVQFRATDLDIEVVDKAPAQVERAGATTVAATTLHEIVRKLPDGALVTLSADAATGRLTVEAGRSNFSLATLPREDFPVMASSEYHSNFAAKAAVLRRLFDKSKFAISTEETRYYLNGVYLHVSSGDGGKVLRAVATDGHRLARIDAELPLGAEDMPGVIVPRKTVGELRKLLDDDDMDIAVSVSETKVRFATPNITLTSKVIDGTFPDYTRVIPAGNTRRLEVDAAEFAQAVDRVATVSSERSRAVKLQLEEDRLILSVNAPDSGAAEEELAVAYNDERLEIGFNAKYLLEIANQVDRENAVFMFNSSGDPTLMREGSDESAVYVVMPMRV; from the coding sequence ATGAAGATCAGCATCGAACGCGGCACGCTCCTCAAGGCCGTGGCCCAAGCGCAGTCTGTGGTCGAGCGCCGCAACACCATTCCGATCCTGGCGAATGTGCTGATCGAAGCCGAGGGCGACAGTGTCCAGTTCCGTGCAACCGACCTGGATATCGAGGTGGTCGACAAGGCCCCCGCGCAGGTGGAACGCGCCGGCGCCACCACCGTCGCCGCCACCACCCTGCACGAGATTGTCCGCAAGCTGCCTGACGGCGCGCTGGTCACTCTGAGCGCCGACGCCGCAACCGGCCGCCTGACCGTCGAGGCAGGGCGCTCCAACTTCTCGCTGGCGACCCTGCCGCGCGAGGATTTTCCGGTGATGGCTTCCTCCGAGTATCACTCGAACTTCGCTGCCAAGGCCGCGGTGCTGCGCCGCCTGTTCGACAAGTCGAAATTCGCGATCTCCACTGAGGAAACCCGGTATTACCTGAACGGTGTCTACCTGCATGTGTCGTCGGGGGATGGCGGCAAGGTTCTGCGCGCCGTGGCCACCGACGGCCACCGCCTGGCCCGCATCGACGCGGAACTGCCGCTGGGCGCCGAGGACATGCCCGGCGTGATCGTGCCGCGCAAAACCGTGGGCGAGCTGCGCAAGCTGCTGGATGATGACGACATGGATATCGCGGTTTCGGTCTCTGAAACCAAGGTGCGCTTTGCCACCCCGAATATCACTCTGACCTCCAAGGTGATCGACGGGACCTTTCCCGACTACACCCGCGTGATCCCGGCCGGAAACACCCGCCGCCTGGAGGTGGACGCGGCCGAGTTCGCACAGGCCGTTGACCGGGTTGCCACTGTTTCTTCTGAACGCTCCCGCGCGGTGAAGCTGCAGTTGGAAGAGGATCGGCTGATCCTGTCGGTGAACGCGCCCGACAGCGGTGCGGCGGAGGAAGAGCTGGCCGTTGCCTACAATGACGAGCGGCTGGAAATCGGCTTTAACGCCAAATACCTGCTGGAAATCGCTAACCAGGTGGACCGCGAAAACGCCGTGTTCATGTTCAACTCCTCCGGCGATCCGACCCTGATGCGCGAAGGCAGTGACGAAAGCGCCGTTTACGTCGTGATGCCGATGCGGGTTTGA